The Thunnus albacares chromosome 11, fThuAlb1.1, whole genome shotgun sequence genome contains a region encoding:
- the eef1akmt1 gene encoding EEF1A lysine methyltransferase 1 → MSDSDDDVPTLSAHTLAALQEFLSETSSGLADSTTPSDQFAVGAVEEDWRMSQFWYSDETATQLAEEVIREAGEGGRIACVSSPSVYQKLKQGVVDGSDRVSSVVLEYDRRFATYGDDFIFYDYNEPLSFPASVAPQSFDIVLADPPYLSEECLGKVAKTVKYLSKGKVLLCTGAIMESVAKDLLDVKKCSFLPQHKRNLSNEFRCFVNYPSRLLSC, encoded by the exons ATGAGTGACAGCGATGATGACGTCCCCACACTGTCAGCTCACACTCTGGCTGCCCTGCAGGAGTTCCTCAGTGAGACCAGCAGCGGACTGGCTGACAGCACGACGCCCTCGGACCAGTTCGCTGTGGGAGCAGTGGAGGAGGACTGG CGGATGAGTCAGTTCTGGTACAGTGACGAAACAGCAACACAGTTAGCTGAGGAGGTCATACGTGAAGCTGGAGAGGGAGGCAG GATAGCATGTGTGAGTTCGCCCAGTGTGTACCAGAAGCTGAAGCAGGGTGTGGTGGACGGTTCAGACCGGGTGTCTTCTGTCGTGTTGGAGTACGACCGTCGCTTCGCCACCTACGGCGATGACTTCATCTTCTACGACTACAACGAGCCGTTGTCTTTCCCGGCCAGCGTGGCTCCTCAGAGCTTCGACATCGTCCTCGCCGACCCGCCATACCTGTCTGAGGAGTGTCTGGGCAAAGTGGCCAAAACCGTCAAGTACCTGAGCAAAGGCAAAGTGCTGCTGTGTacag GAGCCATCATGGAGAGTGTCGCTAAAGACCTTCTGGATGTAAAAAAGTGCAGCTTCCTGCCGCAGCATAAAAGAAACTTATCCAACGAGTTCCGCTGTTTCGTCAACTATCCCTCCCGCCTCCTGTCCTGCTGA
- the il17d gene encoding interleukin-17D — protein sequence MPRRIRVLLLLLHLAVLLLGLAAGMSRIRKKATRTRSCLDLPEEILEQMFGRLSVGVLSAFHHALQLEPQAKLNLTCPTTARSQTDSKTRLPVSLRSISPWTYRISYDPARYPRYIPEAYCLCKGCLIGPYGEESNQYRSTPVYAPSVILRRTGSCIGGRHSYTEIYVSIAVGCTCVPLLEKERNSNQSLERAEPKARPLVSAGKRV from the exons ATGCCGCGTCGGATCcgcgtcctgctgctgctgcttcacctggctgtgctgctgctgggctTGGCAGCCGGAATGAGTCGGATACGGAAGAAGGCTACGAGGACCCGGTCTTGTCTGGACCTGCCGGAGGAGATCCTGGAGCAAATGTTCGGGCGGCTCTCGGTCGGTGTTCTGAGCGCTTTCCACCACGCCCTGCAGCTGGAGCCGCAGGCCAAACTCAACCTGACCTGCCCGACCACCGCACGGTCCCAGACCGACAGCAAGACCCGCCTCCCGGTCAGCCTGCGCAGCATCTCTCCCTGGACCTACAG GATCTCCTATGACCCAGCCAGGTATCCCCGCTACATCCCTGAGGCCTACTGCCTGTGTAAAGGCTGCCTGATTGGACCGTACGGCGAGGAGAGCAACCAGTACCGCAGCACCCCGGTCTACGCTCCCTCTGTCATCCTGAGGAGAACAGGCTCCTGCATCGGTGGTCGCCACTCCTACACTGAGATCTACGTGTCCATCGCTGTGGGATGCACCTGTGTGCCGCTGCTGGAGAAGGAGCGGAACAGCAACCAGAGCCTAGAGAGAGCAGAGCCCAAAGCCAGACCGCTCGTCTCTGCAGGCAAGAGAGTGTGA